The genomic segment TGCCCGCCGCTCATATGCTGACTCCTTTCTAAAATTGGTAAAGGATAAAGCCATGGCAGACAACAAGCTCTATTTCTATGACCTGAATAGCAAGCTCAGCTTTCATTTAGGCAAGAAAACGTCGCTTTACCTATCGGGCTACCACGGAAGAGACGAGTTAAAATACAGTGACCTGTTTAGCCTTAGCTGGAGCAACAGCACGGCTACTGCACGTTTAAGTCACCGATTTACTGACAAGATAACCAGCAACAGTTCACTGATATACAGTCGATTCAACTACAATGCAGGTGTGTCGAGCGAACAGACAGACTTTCAGGTTGCTTCCACCATCGAGAATGTAGAGGCCAAGCAGGATATCTCCTATTATGTAAATGAACAGCACATCGTCCGTGCAGGGGCTAGCCTATTATTACAACGGATCCGGCCGGCCAACTTATCCTCCGACATCAATCAGTCGGTCAATCCCACTGCCATGGAGAATCAGCGCGGGCTTGATCTGGGAGGCTATCTGCTGCATGAATGGAAGCCGACAGACAGAATCTCTCTCAATTATGGCATCCATATGCATGACTTTATGGTACTGGGGCCCCGCACCTTTTATCAATTTGACCAAGCAGGCAAACCTATTGCTGAAAAGCGTGACGAAAGCCGTATTGCCAAACATTATATCAATCTAGAGCCCCGATTGGCCGCCAGCTTATTGCTTGATGAGCGGCGTAGTCTCAAATTATCTTACAACCGTCTGGTGCAGAACTTACATCAGCTGTCCAACACAAGCTCGAGCCTGCCCACGGACCAGTATGTGCTAAGTAGCCTAAGGATCAAGCCTCAGATGGTCGATCAGGCCAGCTTTGGCTATTTTCAAAAATTTTTGAATAGCCAATATGATCTGTCTATCGAGACCTACTATAAACGCCTGCGTAACCAGATCGATGTGCGCAATGGTGCCACCCTACAGGCCAACAGCCATTTCGAAGGCGAATTGCTTTTTGGAATTGGCCGCGCGTATGGCCTGGAAGGCTATTTCCGTAAACATAGCGGCCGGCTCACCGGCTGGCTCAGCTATACCTTGTCTAAAAGCCAGCGGAAGTTTGCTTCTATCAATCAGGGCAGATGGTTTAATGCACGGCAGGACCGCAGCCATGATCTCGCCGTCGTCGCCAACTATGCTCTCACACCAAGCTGGACCATCGGCGCCACCTTCGTGTTTAATACGGGGAATGCAGTAACCTTTCCAAGCGGCAAATACCTGGTCAATGGACGTTCCATGTTCTATTATACCGAACGAAATGGCTATCGTATGCCAGACTACCACCGTCTGGACTTAGGAGCAACATATAGCCCCGGGAAAACAAACAAGGGATTCCGCTCCAGCTGGACGCTCGGCATATATAATCTCTACAACCGCAAGAACGCCTATACGATCGACTTCCGGGAAAATAAGGCCAATCCAAACCTGACAGAAGCTTACAAAATTGTGCTTTTCGGCATCGTCCCTTCTTTGACCTGGAACTTTAAATTTTAGACCGCATGACCATGAAAAAACACTTAATTTTCCCCTGTCTTCTGCTGTTGTTTACTGCATGTGAAGAGAAAATAGACATCGACCTGAATACAGCAAGCGCACGCTTGGTGATAGACGCCCAAATTACCGATGCGAGTGCTATACAGCGCATCCGCATATCACGCTCAGTCGGATTTGATCAGCCAGTCAACAGTTCAGGAATAAAAGGTGCCACCGTGGTTGTCACCGACGATCAGAACCACAGCTATACATTCCAATACGAAAAAGACGGCAACTACGTTCATCGCAACTTTATGCCTGTCAATGGGCGCCAATATAGGCTAAAAGTCTCTCTGCAGCAACAGATCTATATGTCAAACAGCAAAATGTCCAGCTATGTTAACGTGGATTCCACCGGAACCTTTGAGAGAAAACTCGCCGGCGAGAGTTACTTCTTTGTCACCATGACATTCAAGGACCCTGGCAAAGTCCCGAACTATTATATGTATACCCTCTCCATCAACGGGAAGCCGTTCCGTTTTGCCAGTGTACAAGATGATCAGTTTAACGATGGGCTGAAAGTCACACATTACATCTCGGATCTAGAAACCGACCTCTCCCCCGGTGATGATATCGTTGTACGCCGCTATTGTGTAGATGAAAATACCTACCGGTACTGGAATGAATACCAGCGGAACAACCTGAGCAACGCTGCCCCCGGAAATCCGCAGTCCAATATCAGCAATAATGCTTTGGGTTATTTCTCAGTTGCTCCTATGCGGGAATATACACTGAAAATCAGATAAAAGAATGCTAATCACGGTTATCGCTTTCTTCTTCACGGCCCTCCGCGATCATTTCATTGACTTCGGCCATGTCTCCGGGCTCCAGATGTTCTATATCTTCTGCCTGCTCGTCCGAATAGCGATCAATAAAAAAGGTACACCCCATCGGAAAATGATCGGACCCCACAGAAGGGTAGATAAATAGCTTATCAATAAACACATTAGGGCTATGAAACAGCAGATCGAGCGGCACCCGGAAAAACCAATAATTGGCATGGAATGTGGATAGGATCCCCCTTCCAATGCGTGCATCGATCAGCTTACTTGTTTTTTTGAACAATACAGAGGATTTTGCCCAGGCCACATTATTAAAGTCCCCGGTGACTACCACAGGCATTTTATAGTCCCGTACCCGTTTGGCCACACTGAGCAGGTCGCCATCCCGCTCTTTGGAATTTTCCTCCTCCGTCGGACTAGGTGGTGGCGGATGTACCGCAAAAAAGATAAAGCGGTGACCATCGGCTGTTTCGAGTTCGGCTTCAATACTGGGAATATCGTCGGCGACAAAGTAATGCACCTGACTTTTATTAATTTTCAGGTTTGTGTAAAAGTGCATACCGTAGGTATTGTCGAGAGTCACCTTCACAGTATTTGGATAATCTACTTCGAGTACACGGAGCGCCTTTTCCCACACCGCATCGCTTTCCATCGTCAGAAAGATCTGCGGTTGCTCTTTTTTGACCAGCGCAACAAACCGTTCGTGTTCTTTATTAAATTGCAGTACATTACAGGAAATAATCTTAATGCTATCCGATGCATCCTTACCTTTTTCATATTTCTCGCGGCGCCAAAACTTCGTATAACGCACCAAGATGTAAACATGATAGAGTATCAATGCTGCCTGCATGACCTCTAATCCCCAGACCCAGGGCGCTTCGTCAAGCAGATAAAGCCCCCAGGCTAGAGCGGGCACCTGGAAGACCAAGAGCTGCAGTTTGATAAATTCGGCCACCCGAAAGACCCAGTGCTGGCTCTGAATGAAAGGCATCAAGCTCAGCACAATCAGGAGCCCCGAGATAATGGCAAAGAGTATAAGCATAGCAATCTCATAAAATCATTACAAATATATAATTTGACGCGTATATGCCTTCTGAAAAAATCCGGTTATGAATAAACCATTAAAGCTATCACGTTTTTTCAGCCGCGGGAAGGTATTCAATCCGTGTCTTGGACAGTGCGTCGGGAAAGTTGGTCCGGATATATTCGATCATCTTTTCCCGTATGTAACAGCGGAGATCAAAAGCCTGCCCCGAATTGCGGCAGCTCATCAGACAACGGATCTCCATAGTTTGCTCCTTGAAATCAGTGACCTGGAGCACATTGACCTGGCCATCCCAGAGAGGATGGCCAGTCAGCAGGGCCGTCAGCTTCTCGCGCAGCTGCTGTACAGGTATTGTAAAGTCAGTATAGATAAATACCGTCCCCAGGATTTCAGCAGTTGTACGGGTCCAGTTCTGGAAGGGTTTCTCAATAAAATAAGTAATCGGCAATACCAGCCGCCGTTTGTCCCAGATATTCACCACCACATAGGTGAGGTTGATCTCTTCAACACGTCCCCATTCGCCCTCTACTACCAGTACGTCATCCATACGTATCGGCTGCGTAAAAGCAATCTGAAAACCCGCCAGCAAGTTGCCAAGTGACTTTTGGGCGGCAAAACCGATGATAATTCCACCTACCCCCACCCCCGTGAGCAACCCTGCTCCTATTTTCTGCATACTTTCAAAACTCAGTAAGATGATCGCCAGAGATACCAGGATGATAATGGTGACCACTACCTTGCGGATAAAGACGATCTGGGTTCTGACTTTACGTTCACGCAGATTATTCTCCTTGTTGACATCGAAACGATGGTAGAGATAGTCTTCAAAAACTTTAATGGCCTGGATCAAGGCGACAGCAAAAAATGCGACCAGCAGAATCTCATTCAGTCTGGAAACCACACGTAGGGTCGTTGTATTGAAATGGGAAAAAGGAAGCAGGCTATTGAAAATAACCAGTGGAATAAAAATGCTTAGCACACGGTTGAAGCGCCTGATAAAGGAGCGGAACAGCGAATAGGAAGACTGCTCGATGGCCTGCCGGCGCAGCAGGGGAATAAAAATCATTTTAATCAAGATGCCGACCAGAAATGAAAATAAGATTAACGCAATATTCCAGAGCCATGCCGGCCAGGTCTCTGAAAGTCGAATGAATATATCAGCCATAAGAGTATGTTTTCTGTTATTTATACATCTTAGTTCTTATAAAATAACTGCTCAACCGCGGGAACGTTTGTTTTATTTTGAGAAAATGGATGGATCAAGGCTCTCTAAAACAACATCCGCAGATCAAAAAGCCTGCGTAAAGGATTGTTTTTGGTATGTTTTTTGTTTAATTAGTGCCGATTAGAATCAGCACTAAATAATCATGCTTTTCAATACGTTTGATATAATAGAAAATATACAACTGGCGTTATACAGGGGTAAAAGGCGTTAAACATAATCAGAGCTTTCCAAGAAAATTAAACCAACACACACATACAAAACTATGAGCAAGAAAAAAGACAATTCAAGATGGCTGAACGTGGCCATATCCTGGGGTGCGAGTATCGTCATTATCGGCGTACTCTTCAAGATCCTGCATATCGGCGGCAGTACAGCCAACTATATGATTGGAATCGGACTTGGCGTAGAGGCTTTTCTATTCTTTCTGATGGGATTCAATCCCCCGCCGCCTGAGCCTGACTGGTCACGCGTCTATCCTGAACTGGACGATAACTTTAACGGCGAACTCCCTGCCCGGGGCAAAGCTGTCGTTGCACAGCCTGCAGGTCCCTCCGCTACTGCTGCTTTGGACAAAATGTTTGCCGATGCTAACATCGAGCCTGCCAGTATCGAAAATCTGGGCCGCGGATTACGTGATTTTAGCGAAAAAGTATCTGCCATCAACAGGCTCTCCGATGTCTCCTTAGCCACGGAAGAGTTTACCCAGAAATTGCGGACAGCAACCTCTAAGTTTGACCACCTGAGCACGGCCTTTGAAAAAGCTTCTGAAAACCTGGTGGCGATGTCCAACACTTCGGGGGATACCGCTAGCTACCATGATCAGGTCAGGAGCCTCACGACCAACCTGAGTCAGCTCAATGCCATGTACGAGCGCGAGCTGCGCGACTCGGCATCTCACCTACAGTCCATGAACAAGTTTTACGAGAACCTCAGTTATACCATGCAGAACTTCAACGAATCGCTGGACGACTCCAAAGCATTCAAAGAAGAAGTTGGCAAGCTGGCCAAAAATCTCAACGCACTCAACGCCATCTATGGCAATATGCTCAGTGCCATGAACCAGCCACGCATCTAATTTATTCTTGTATAACTTAATTCAACAACAATGGCATTAGGAAGAGAAACGCCAAGGCAGCGGATGATCGGCATCCTCTATCTGGTCTTGCTTGCCTTACTGGCACTCAATGTACCGGATTCGATCTTGGACGCATTCAAAAATATCAACAACAGTCTGGAGACATCCAAATCAAATGTCAACACGGCGGTACAGCAGCTGTTTACCGCATTTGAAAATAGCAAATTAAAGGAGGAACCAGCCCGGGCAAAGCCCATCTATGAAAAAGCCAAAAAGGCACAGGCCATCATCGGCGAGCTCAATCAATACATCGCCTCCCTCAAGGAGGAGTTTGTGAAGCAGGGCGGCGGCTATGATGAAGAGCGAGGCGACCTGGTCAAACGTGAAAACGAAGACATCGCCCCCAATCTGATGATCAATGAAAAGAAGGCAACTGTACTGAAAGACAAGATCAATCAGACCCGAGCCAAACTATTGGCCCTACTGACACCTGAAGAACAAAAAACGGTATCCTTCTCATTGGAAGCCAAAGATCCCGAGAAATCCGTCAATGGTAAAAAATCTTGGGAGGAGATCAATTTTGGCAGCGGTACACCATTGACGGCCGCCATGACCATTCTGACCAAAATTCAGACCGATGCACAAAATGCAGAGTCTGATATTGTCAAAATCATTCTCGGTAAGATGGATCAGGCCGTGGTGAATCTGGACAAGTTTGCGGCGGTAGCGGTAGCACCCAGCTCTTACCTGATCCAGGGACAACCCTATAAAGCGGAAGTATTCCTGACAGCGTCCGATTCAAAATCTGAACCTGCGATCTCGGTAAACGGTTCGGCCCTACAGGTTGTCGATGGAAAAGGTGTATACAGTGTTGCGACCAACAGGGAAGGGATCTTCACCTGGACCGGCGTGATCCGCGTAAAGCAGACAGATGGCACGTTTAAGGAATACCGCACACCGCAGCAGACCTATCAGGTGGCCCGTCCTTCAGCTGTGGTCTCTCCAGACAAGATGAACGTCCTGTATATCGGTGTGAATAATCCCATTTCGGTATCTGCACCGGGTACACCGACGGACAAAATCCGCGTCAGCATGAGCGGTGGCAGCATTTCCAGTGCCGGTGGTGGTAAATACAATGTTAGGGTAAGTTCTCCGGGCACAGCCCGCATCACGGTATCTGCCGAAGTCGCTCCGGGCAAAACACAGACGCTGAGCTCGACGGAGTTCCGTGTCAAACGGATCCCTGATCCAATAGCTAAGTTTGCCGGTAAAACGGGTGGATCAATGGCTACTGTAGCCCTCAAAGCACAAAATGCCCTTTTTGCCAAACTCGACAACTTCGACTTTGACGCGTCATTTAAAGTGACCAAATTTACGATGATCATCGCCAAGCCACGTGCCGACGCCATCGTCCTCTCCACCTCGGGCGGACAGCTCAGCTCAAGCATGTCTTCGGCACTGAACAACATCGTACCGGGTACCCGTGTCATTTTTGACAACATCGTGGCTGTAGGGCCCGATGGAAGCCCCAGACAGCTCAATGCAGTTGCGCTGACGGCCAACTAGATAATATCACCAGTATATACCGCAAAAGCCTGCCCTTTCTAAAGGAGCAGGCTTTTTTTGTCCTGCCGCCTTCCTTGACGCCAAGACTACACATTTCTGTAGCAAACATGTACACAATACAAGTACATGCAGACATATTGGACAAAGAGACCAACAGTTCAGGACAGTTGAACAAAAATTAATTTTCATTATTGCAGCACATATTTCTCTGTAAACGTATCCTCAACACAGTACAATTCCATTATTGGATGTTTCACTGTACATACGTACCGGAGAGCATGAAAAGGGAAAACCAATTATTATCATTAGCCGTAACAC from the Sphingobacterium thalpophilum genome contains:
- a CDS encoding TonB-dependent receptor, with the protein product MIPFIQYMIPITCVLFPCATFAQQFTISGTVHDAATGKPLSGATIRMEPDSTVTSTNAQGFYKLMLPAGTYRLSVSHPQYQRQQHSISVNQPLLRDYALQPLPQILEEVLVSRPRQGQALDGPQSGTVHLSIKEIRDVPALLGEQDVLKTIQLLPGVQSGGEGSAHFTVRGGDVGQNLVLLDQATIYNPSHLLGFFSSFNADAIRDIQLYKGGIPAQFGGRIASVLDISMLEGNKKHFTGEGGLGVIASRLKVEGPIAQDKSSFLFSARRSYADSFLKLVKDKAMADNKLYFYDLNSKLSFHLGKKTSLYLSGYHGRDELKYSDLFSLSWSNSTATARLSHRFTDKITSNSSLIYSRFNYNAGVSSEQTDFQVASTIENVEAKQDISYYVNEQHIVRAGASLLLQRIRPANLSSDINQSVNPTAMENQRGLDLGGYLLHEWKPTDRISLNYGIHMHDFMVLGPRTFYQFDQAGKPIAEKRDESRIAKHYINLEPRLAASLLLDERRSLKLSYNRLVQNLHQLSNTSSSLPTDQYVLSSLRIKPQMVDQASFGYFQKFLNSQYDLSIETYYKRLRNQIDVRNGATLQANSHFEGELLFGIGRAYGLEGYFRKHSGRLTGWLSYTLSKSQRKFASINQGRWFNARQDRSHDLAVVANYALTPSWTIGATFVFNTGNAVTFPSGKYLVNGRSMFYYTERNGYRMPDYHRLDLGATYSPGKTNKGFRSSWTLGIYNLYNRKNAYTIDFRENKANPNLTEAYKIVLFGIVPSLTWNFKF
- a CDS encoding DUF4249 domain-containing protein, yielding MKKHLIFPCLLLLFTACEEKIDIDLNTASARLVIDAQITDASAIQRIRISRSVGFDQPVNSSGIKGATVVVTDDQNHSYTFQYEKDGNYVHRNFMPVNGRQYRLKVSLQQQIYMSNSKMSSYVNVDSTGTFERKLAGESYFFVTMTFKDPGKVPNYYMYTLSINGKPFRFASVQDDQFNDGLKVTHYISDLETDLSPGDDIVVRRYCVDENTYRYWNEYQRNNLSNAAPGNPQSNISNNALGYFSVAPMREYTLKIR
- a CDS encoding endonuclease/exonuclease/phosphatase family protein — its product is MLILFAIISGLLIVLSLMPFIQSQHWVFRVAEFIKLQLLVFQVPALAWGLYLLDEAPWVWGLEVMQAALILYHVYILVRYTKFWRREKYEKGKDASDSIKIISCNVLQFNKEHERFVALVKKEQPQIFLTMESDAVWEKALRVLEVDYPNTVKVTLDNTYGMHFYTNLKINKSQVHYFVADDIPSIEAELETADGHRFIFFAVHPPPPSPTEEENSKERDGDLLSVAKRVRDYKMPVVVTGDFNNVAWAKSSVLFKKTSKLIDARIGRGILSTFHANYWFFRVPLDLLFHSPNVFIDKLFIYPSVGSDHFPMGCTFFIDRYSDEQAEDIEHLEPGDMAEVNEMIAEGREEESDNRD
- a CDS encoding mechanosensitive ion channel family protein; protein product: MADIFIRLSETWPAWLWNIALILFSFLVGILIKMIFIPLLRRQAIEQSSYSLFRSFIRRFNRVLSIFIPLVIFNSLLPFSHFNTTTLRVVSRLNEILLVAFFAVALIQAIKVFEDYLYHRFDVNKENNLRERKVRTQIVFIRKVVVTIIILVSLAIILLSFESMQKIGAGLLTGVGVGGIIIGFAAQKSLGNLLAGFQIAFTQPIRMDDVLVVEGEWGRVEEINLTYVVVNIWDKRRLVLPITYFIEKPFQNWTRTTAEILGTVFIYTDFTIPVQQLREKLTALLTGHPLWDGQVNVLQVTDFKEQTMEIRCLMSCRNSGQAFDLRCYIREKMIEYIRTNFPDALSKTRIEYLPAAEKT
- the porL gene encoding type IX secretion system motor protein PorL/GldL, translating into MSKKKDNSRWLNVAISWGASIVIIGVLFKILHIGGSTANYMIGIGLGVEAFLFFLMGFNPPPPEPDWSRVYPELDDNFNGELPARGKAVVAQPAGPSATAALDKMFADANIEPASIENLGRGLRDFSEKVSAINRLSDVSLATEEFTQKLRTATSKFDHLSTAFEKASENLVAMSNTSGDTASYHDQVRSLTTNLSQLNAMYERELRDSASHLQSMNKFYENLSYTMQNFNESLDDSKAFKEEVGKLAKNLNALNAIYGNMLSAMNQPRI
- the porM gene encoding type IX secretion system motor protein PorM/GldM, whose protein sequence is MALGRETPRQRMIGILYLVLLALLALNVPDSILDAFKNINNSLETSKSNVNTAVQQLFTAFENSKLKEEPARAKPIYEKAKKAQAIIGELNQYIASLKEEFVKQGGGYDEERGDLVKRENEDIAPNLMINEKKATVLKDKINQTRAKLLALLTPEEQKTVSFSLEAKDPEKSVNGKKSWEEINFGSGTPLTAAMTILTKIQTDAQNAESDIVKIILGKMDQAVVNLDKFAAVAVAPSSYLIQGQPYKAEVFLTASDSKSEPAISVNGSALQVVDGKGVYSVATNREGIFTWTGVIRVKQTDGTFKEYRTPQQTYQVARPSAVVSPDKMNVLYIGVNNPISVSAPGTPTDKIRVSMSGGSISSAGGGKYNVRVSSPGTARITVSAEVAPGKTQTLSSTEFRVKRIPDPIAKFAGKTGGSMATVALKAQNALFAKLDNFDFDASFKVTKFTMIIAKPRADAIVLSTSGGQLSSSMSSALNNIVPGTRVIFDNIVAVGPDGSPRQLNAVALTAN